The following are encoded in a window of Microbacterium sp. LWO13-1.2 genomic DNA:
- a CDS encoding heavy metal translocating P-type ATPase, translated as MSTSAVPVRGPGIELEIGGMTCASCAMRIEKKLNKLDGVEASVNYATEKAKVTIPEGYDPALLIAEVEKTGYTAHLPKPAVAAGRDAGDSEDPELTSLRHRLIGSIVLTVPVIAMAMIPALQFTYWQWASLALAAPVIIWAAWPFHRAAWMNLRHGTATMDTLISMGTSAAFLWSLYALFFGTAGTPGMTHPFEFTIAPSDGAANIYLEVGAGVTMFILAGRYFEKRSKKQAGAALRALLELGAKEVSVLRGGVEVKIPTAELAAGDEFIVRPGEKIATDGVVVSGTSAIDASMLTGESVPVEVGEGDAVTGATVNAGGRLVVRATRVGSDTQLAQMARLVEEAQTGKAEVQRLADRVSGVFVPIVIAIAVAALGAWLGAGFPVTAAFTAAVAVLVIACPCALGLATPTALLVGTGRGAQMGILIKGPEVLESTRRVDTVVLDKTGTVTSGRMTLVDVVTESGVDRAELLRFAGALEDASEHPIAQAIAKGATQEVGTLPVPEDFANIEGKGVQGVVDGVAVVVGRDTLLADWALHLSPEVASAKADAEGDGKTVVAIGWDGRARGILVVADTVKPTSAEAISQLKELGLTPVLLTGDNEAVARRIAAEVGIEQVHAEVLPQDKVDVITRLQQEGKVVAMIGDGVNDAAALAQADLGLAMGTGTDVAIEASDITLVRGDLRSAVDAIRLSRRTLSTIKTNLFWAFAYNVAAIPIAALGMLNPMLAGAAMAFSSVFVVGNSLRLRGFRSVTADR; from the coding sequence ATGAGCACATCGGCAGTGCCTGTGCGAGGACCGGGCATCGAACTGGAGATCGGCGGCATGACCTGCGCCTCCTGCGCGATGCGGATCGAGAAGAAGCTGAACAAGCTCGACGGCGTCGAGGCGAGCGTGAACTACGCGACCGAGAAGGCGAAGGTCACCATCCCCGAGGGGTACGATCCCGCACTGCTGATCGCGGAGGTCGAGAAGACCGGCTACACCGCGCACCTCCCGAAGCCCGCGGTCGCCGCGGGTAGGGATGCCGGCGACTCCGAGGACCCCGAGCTGACGTCTCTGCGGCACCGGCTGATCGGCTCGATCGTGCTGACCGTGCCGGTGATCGCGATGGCGATGATTCCCGCGCTGCAGTTCACCTACTGGCAGTGGGCATCGCTCGCGCTCGCCGCTCCCGTCATCATCTGGGCGGCATGGCCGTTCCACCGTGCCGCCTGGATGAACCTCCGGCACGGCACGGCGACGATGGACACGCTCATCTCGATGGGCACATCCGCGGCGTTCCTCTGGTCGCTGTACGCGCTCTTCTTCGGCACCGCAGGCACGCCGGGGATGACGCATCCCTTCGAGTTCACGATTGCTCCATCGGACGGCGCAGCCAACATCTACCTCGAGGTCGGCGCGGGGGTGACGATGTTCATCCTCGCGGGCCGCTACTTCGAGAAGCGGTCGAAGAAGCAGGCGGGGGCGGCGCTTCGGGCTCTGCTCGAACTGGGTGCCAAGGAGGTCTCGGTGCTGCGCGGCGGCGTCGAGGTGAAGATCCCCACCGCGGAGCTCGCTGCTGGTGACGAATTCATCGTGCGACCGGGGGAGAAGATCGCGACCGACGGGGTCGTCGTCTCCGGCACATCGGCGATCGACGCCTCGATGCTCACCGGCGAATCCGTGCCCGTCGAGGTCGGCGAGGGGGATGCCGTCACCGGCGCCACCGTCAACGCCGGCGGTCGTCTGGTGGTGCGGGCCACCCGGGTCGGCTCCGACACGCAGCTGGCGCAGATGGCCCGGCTCGTCGAGGAGGCGCAGACCGGCAAGGCCGAGGTGCAACGATTGGCCGATCGCGTCTCCGGGGTGTTCGTGCCGATCGTCATCGCCATCGCCGTGGCTGCCCTCGGGGCGTGGCTGGGGGCCGGGTTCCCCGTCACCGCGGCGTTCACGGCGGCCGTAGCCGTCCTCGTGATCGCCTGCCCCTGCGCCCTGGGACTGGCTACGCCGACGGCGCTGCTCGTCGGCACCGGCCGCGGCGCGCAGATGGGCATCCTGATCAAGGGCCCGGAAGTTCTGGAATCGACCCGCCGGGTCGACACCGTGGTGCTCGACAAGACCGGCACCGTCACCAGCGGACGGATGACCCTCGTCGACGTCGTCACCGAGTCCGGTGTTGATCGTGCCGAGCTGCTCCGTTTCGCCGGCGCGCTCGAGGACGCATCCGAGCACCCGATCGCACAGGCCATCGCGAAGGGCGCGACGCAGGAGGTCGGCACGCTGCCCGTTCCCGAGGACTTCGCGAACATCGAGGGCAAGGGCGTGCAGGGCGTCGTCGACGGTGTGGCGGTCGTCGTCGGCCGCGACACCCTGCTCGCCGACTGGGCGCTGCACCTGAGCCCCGAGGTCGCGAGTGCGAAAGCGGATGCCGAGGGCGACGGCAAGACGGTCGTCGCGATTGGCTGGGACGGCAGGGCCCGCGGCATCCTGGTGGTCGCCGACACGGTGAAGCCGACCAGCGCCGAGGCGATCTCCCAGCTCAAGGAGCTCGGCCTCACCCCGGTTCTGCTCACCGGTGACAACGAGGCGGTGGCCCGCCGGATCGCCGCCGAAGTCGGGATCGAGCAGGTGCACGCCGAAGTTCTGCCCCAGGACAAGGTCGACGTCATCACCCGGTTGCAGCAGGAGGGCAAGGTCGTGGCGATGATCGGCGACGGTGTGAACGACGCTGCCGCCCTCGCGCAGGCCGACCTCGGGCTGGCCATGGGCACGGGCACCGACGTCGCGATCGAGGCATCCGACATCACCCTCGTCCGAGGCGACTTGCGCAGTGCGGTCGACGCGATCCGCCTGTCGCGCCGCACCC
- a CDS encoding heavy-metal-associated domain-containing protein, which translates to MNAGGRLALYGAGLVVAFGAAFAVAGAVVPGDIAATWVKKDEMNGHTEEAGTAAHGASEHTTADALKGLSLSAGGFTLSPVEAPGAVGESGELSFRILDEAGEPVTSYATAHDKELHLIVVRSDGMLFRHVHPELDTSTGIWSLPWTWADAGSYRVYADFTPSGKEAVGLTLTRTVQVAGSFAPTQPALSKVDDVDGYTVSLEGDLAAGASGELTITVTRDGEPVTSLQPYLGAFGHLVALREGDLAYLHVHAEGDDPEAGETSGPEIGFMAEAPTAGRYLLYLDFQVDGILHSAEFVVEATQAPHGEQPDTHDDSH; encoded by the coding sequence ATGAACGCCGGCGGACGACTCGCGCTCTACGGGGCAGGATTGGTGGTCGCATTCGGTGCGGCCTTCGCCGTCGCGGGCGCGGTCGTCCCCGGCGACATCGCTGCGACATGGGTGAAGAAGGATGAGATGAACGGTCACACAGAAGAGGCAGGAACCGCGGCGCACGGTGCGTCGGAACACACGACGGCCGACGCGCTGAAGGGTCTGTCCCTGAGCGCCGGTGGGTTCACGTTGTCGCCCGTCGAGGCGCCGGGCGCCGTCGGAGAGAGCGGGGAGCTGAGCTTCCGCATCCTCGACGAAGCGGGGGAACCCGTGACGTCGTACGCCACCGCTCACGACAAGGAGCTCCACCTGATCGTGGTGCGTTCCGACGGGATGCTGTTCCGCCACGTGCACCCGGAACTCGACACGAGCACCGGCATCTGGTCGCTCCCCTGGACGTGGGCGGATGCTGGAAGCTACCGCGTCTACGCGGACTTCACTCCGAGCGGCAAGGAGGCGGTCGGGCTCACCCTGACGCGCACTGTGCAGGTCGCCGGATCCTTCGCCCCGACGCAGCCGGCGCTGTCGAAAGTCGACGACGTCGACGGCTACACGGTCTCGCTCGAGGGTGACCTCGCGGCCGGAGCGTCCGGCGAACTCACGATCACGGTGACCCGCGACGGCGAACCGGTGACGTCCCTGCAGCCGTATCTCGGCGCTTTCGGGCACCTCGTCGCCCTCCGCGAGGGCGACCTGGCCTACCTGCACGTGCACGCCGAGGGAGACGACCCCGAGGCAGGAGAGACATCCGGGCCCGAGATCGGGTTCATGGCCGAAGCGCCGACCGCGGGACGATACCTGCTGTACCTCGACTTCCAGGTCGACGGCATACTGCACAGTGCGGAGTTCGTCGTCGAAGCGACACAGGCGCCTCACGGAGAACAACCCGACACGCACGACGATTCGCACTGA
- a CDS encoding heavy-metal-associated domain-containing protein: MTTTEYQVTGMTCGHCEMSVREEVEQISGVESIQVSAKTGQLVVTGADDLDDAQVLAAVGEAGYSAVRV; encoded by the coding sequence ATGACCACGACTGAGTACCAGGTGACCGGCATGACGTGCGGACACTGCGAGATGTCGGTGCGCGAAGAGGTCGAGCAGATCTCCGGCGTCGAGAGCATCCAGGTGAGCGCGAAGACGGGCCAGCTCGTCGTCACCGGCGCGGACGACCTCGACGACGCCCAGGTTCTGGCTGCGGTCGGCGAGGCCGGCTATTCGGCAGTGCGCGTCTGA